A region of the Clostridium sp. AN503 genome:
GATATGCTGTCTTATAGAGCTACTCTGTCTCTGGTAAAACAGGCATTCGCTTCCACGTCAATCAGCTTATTTGTGGAACCAGCGGAATCCCCCGCATTCTTTTTTTCTCTTCAACCGTGCTGGAATACTGTTCTAATTTTTCTCTGTCCCTACTCGTTAAATTACTGTTATGCAATGCATAAGTATAGTATTTATCAGCCTGCTGAAGGAAATAAGGATCTTCCGGTTCCATTTTATTATCAAGTTTATCGAAGACAATCGCAATATTCTTACAGGCTTTATACTGTTCATCGGATGCCAGCCCCTTCAGGTATATATCATCTTCGGCTACCTCCTGTTTGTAGAAAACAGCAGCCAAAATCAGATGGCAAATCGAAAAGGGTTCTGTTGTCAGTTCCCTGGCATCCCCCAGGTGATGAAATGCCTCTCCTAAAAAATAGCTGTCACCGCCGTATTCTTTTTTCTCCTTTGCCAAATGCCAGAATCCAGCAAATCCATCAATAGCAATTCCTCCATATAATACAATATTTTCTATCGTATATATATCTGACTTCTCACCTACCTTTCTCTGTACGTTTTCTTTCCCAATCTCAAAAAGACAATCCAAACCAGACTGTCCCATCGCATGTGCATTATTCATAGCCGGTTCAATCCTAAAGTTTTCCTTCCGACAGAAGCAGATCTCCTTACGCGCTTCCCAATTCACCGTACCTTGATCTAATTGCTGTACCCTATCCACATTTTTCGCAAGCTTTCCGTAATTCGCACTACGCCAAACCCTGGATTCAAAATCCGGCACATAGTTGTTCATAATTCTCAATACCGCATCACATAGACACTCAAAATTCTCCTGCGTCCCCGTAACTCCAATCCGCCCCATCTCATTTAAGAGTTCGCTCCATACGCGAGATTCAATTTGCGCTTCAAAGGGAACCTCAGACGCAGACTGAGGGCTTTCCGTTGAATCTACAGATTCATGCATTGCTTCGGCAGCAAGACTTACATCTGCCTCCGCATTACTGTCTTGCAGTTCATGATTGCCAGATTCTCCCTGATAAGGCTCATCAGCATTCTTACCCTGAAACCGCACATGCCCGCCTGCTGCCAACGATGCTGTTGTTAGCACACCAAAACAGAGTATGGCTGCTAAAATGCATGTAGCCGCACTCTGTTTCCACTTAGCTGCCAGGACCATCCCCAATATAACAGCTAATACCAACGATATGACGCACCCGGCGATCATCTTGTGACCAACAATATAACTATATATCCCTGCAACACTGCCAATCAATAGCAGGACTCCAGAGACTATATTATTTCCCGCCTTCACAAGCCCCATGACCCGCTCATATACTCCGTTTCCGGAACTATGAGCATCCTCATCCATCTTGTTCGGGCGCGCCTTCGCATAATCTGTTTTCACAGATTTATGTGCCTTTTTCTTTCGCTTTGTCATAATACCGGCCCACCCTTGTATCCAATCAGCTTACAGCGTTTTCTCACAACCAAATGCTTTTATAAACCGGCCTTTTAATTCATCTGCTTTTTCTCGGCTCTGTTTTCCTCTGCACTCAGCTTCAATCACGTTCCACAGAGGCTCCAGCCGTTCTGCGGACTCCTCTTCCATCACTGCCAGTTCATCCTCACCTGGTATAATATATAATCGATATATTTCCCCGCCGTTGTCTTCTGTGCCTCTCAACAGCAGAAAAATCCCATCTTCAAAATTACAGGCAAATGCCTCATATTCTGTCACCAGTTCATCTTCAAGCATCTGTCTGGCATAATCACACTTGAAGTTTTCTTCATCAAA
Encoded here:
- a CDS encoding helix-turn-helix transcriptional regulator; translation: MDNKKLVENIRRICKMRNISVSELERSQNFSPGLISRWVRMSPSLDKVLLIARYLGVSVDELAGNAACELENDFVGLLMQMTEGESHEIYWRPFDEENFKCDYARQMLEDELVTEYEAFACNFEDGIFLLLRGTEDNGGEIYRLYIIPGEDELAVMEEESAERLEPLWNVIEAECRGKQSREKADELKGRFIKAFGCEKTL